From the genome of Solanum stenotomum isolate F172 chromosome 5, ASM1918654v1, whole genome shotgun sequence:
GAAACGTCGATGGCCCATGAAACAAAACTTTTTACCATGTTTCAACCATTTTGATTGAGTGTTTATGTTGCAGCAGGGGCATGCAAATTGACCATTAGTACACCATCCTGATAGAGAACCATATGCTGAAAAATCATTTATGGTCCACATGAGAGCAGCTCGCAATTGAAATATCTCATTAGAAAAGGAATCAATGGTTTTTGTCCCCACAGACCACAAATCATTTAACTCTTCTATCAAAGGTTCTAGAAAGACATCAATATTATTTCCGGGTCCTTTTGGTCCAGGAATGAGCAAAGACAGAATGAAGAAGTCTTATTTCATGCACAATCACGGTGAAAGATTATATGGCATTAAAATCACCGGTCATGTACTGTAAACACTTCGCATAGTATCAAAAGGATTAAAACCATCACTAGCCAATCCTAACCGAACATTGCGAGGATCTTTAGCAAATTCTGAATGTTTGATGTCAAAAGCTTTCCAAGCTTCAGAATCTGCAAGATGTCGAAGAACTTCATCCTTATTTCTTTCTTCGTGATGCCATCGCATCAATTTAGCTATTTTTGAAGACATAAATAACCTCTGTAGTCTTAGTTTTTAGAGGAAAGTGCCTTAGTACCTTGGCTGGAATCTTTTTAACACTGTTTTTCCATCTAGAAGCCCCACAAATTAAGCATTCATTAACATCCTTCTTAGCAAACTCATTCTTAAAAAGCATGCAATCATTGGGACAAGCATGAATCTTTTTGTAATTTAACCCCAAGCCCTCAATAATCTTCTTGCTCTCATAAAATGAAGGCAACTTATCACCCTCAGGTAATGCATCCTTCAATAAACCAAGCAAGGCATTAAAAGATTCATTCGACCATTTGAATAATAGTTTTATACGGTATAGTTGAAGCACAAATGATAGTTTACTGAATTTTTTGCACCCAGGGTAAAGTTCTTCATTTGAATCTCTCATGAGTTGTTCAAACTTATCTATCTCTGGATGAGGTTGAAATCTTGATGGATGAGGAGCATTTTCCTCTACATTTGGTGTTATCTCTTCCCTTTCACTAATAATATCATTGAACTGGATGAAGCTTCCAAAAACATCATGTATCATTTCTTTCATATCAGCGCTCCTTAAAGCTTCTTGTCTGTCATTATTTTCTTCAGTACTAGTTGATCGATTGAGAGACTCTCCATGACAAAACCAAGTATTATATGATGGCATAATACCATTAACGATGAGATGATCATATGCCACTGCTCAATTTACTTGATAGTAGAGCACACATTTTGTACAGGGGCATGAAATTGTTCCTCCATTATGATTTTCACGAAATGCATGGTTTAGAAAATTTTCTACTCCATCTAAATACTCTTTACTGACTCTACTGTAATCCATCCATCTTCTATTCCTAGAATTCTCCATGATTGTTCAAGAAATGTCTTACTTTTCTGCAATaacaaaaaaagatattttagcATCAAAGACAAAATAATCAACATGGTAGTTCTAGATAAGGTGTTTAAGCTTTTATTAGCCATGTCTAAGCTTACCAATAGAGACATGTCTAAGCTTACCAATCAAATGAAGCTAACAGAGGCTAAATATTTATTGGAAGCAACCAAGAAAATGTTACAAACAGAGCAATCCAATGCGAAAATTGAAGCCAAGATTCAAGAGAAGAACAACAACATCTATAAAACTTCATCAGCTTCATGTGATCATGAACAGAAACAAGGCGTGATCACAAATCTATTAGTGAGGGAAACAATGCTTCTAATTATCGGTACCAAGTGACGATTCATCGAAGAAACCATTCACAAGAAGCTGAAAATCCACACATCAAACGAGGAATCAAAGGATTTGTCGATTTCCCAAAGGTTGTCAGAGCTATTAGTTCCAAAAGCAGACATTGGGGTAcaaagttggagtgccaaaaggCTCAACTTAGGATTTTACTGAAACAAAAGTGTCCTATCCGATCTCTTCTAACAAgttgataataattaattataatttttttttaactttggaGTGTTATTCTGTATGGTTCATCCAAACATACTATTACTGATCCAATTGCATTTGGATACTACAAACAAACCAATGGCTATGTTGTTGGAAGTTCAATTGTTGGTATGCCTAAGAAGACAACAGTATGGACTGCAAACAAGAACTCATATTGTCCCAAGCAACATTGTCTTGCTCTTAACTAGTGATGGAAGGCTCACTACGCAAGTAGGTAGCCAGGAAATCTCTGTCATCAATCCATCTCGAGCCATTGCTTGAGCTTCTGTGCTGGACACGAAAAACTTTGTGCTCTATGATTTAGATCGCAATGTCATTTGGCAAAGTTTTGATAATCCAACAAACACAATTTTACCTGGTCAGCATATATCAGCTAGACAAGAGTTGTTCTTGAGTGCCTCAGAAGCAGATGATTTATTCAGGATTTTCTGCCTCAAAATGCAAAATGATGGGAACCTTGTTCAGTACCTTGTCGATACAACAAATAGTACCCAATATGCTTACTACGCAACAGACTTGCACAATTCCACTAATAGGCTAAGAAATCTAATCAGAGGAGGCTACGTAGAGAAAAGACCACCATCTATATGCTGAAAATCTAATACAAGTAGTGCTTAGCACAACACACAATGCACATAATACAACTCTCTCAACAAACTACAACACATTACAATCCTCATATATCACAATTTCAACACAAAACAATCATTATCATCCAATCACATTCAAGACAAAAGAATCAGAGCGCATCAGCATACCTTGAGGTGGTGACAAAGGATTAGAAATCGATGGCGGACGAAGGAGACGGAGATGGAAACTACGAAGTCGAAGACGAAGAAGATGAAACTTCAGATCAATTTTGTAAGCTCAGAGTTGTTTCTTCAGATGGGAATGGAGGCGTACCTTGAGGCGGTGACAAAGGGTTAGAAATCGATGGCGGACGAAGGAGACAGAGATGGAACCTACGAAGTCGAAGACGAAGAAGATGAAACTTCAGATCAATTTTGTGAGCTCAAAGCTGTCGCTTCAGATGGGAATGGAGAAAGAGAGATCGAAAATTTTGGAATTTGGGAATTTTGTGTaagaaaaagtatttatttttattgaatgaaATAGAATTAGcttttttattagattttttaagTAAGTGTCGTTAAAAAGTTTACTTTTACCGGCTAATGGTCAATTGCCCCTAAATAATTAGGTTTAAAACATATTTAGCGGCACTTATATTATTGCCATTAaattattgccgctaaaagctAACTTTGTGGTAGTGCAAGTTTTAAAAAAGTCAAATGTACCCATGACCCcacacttttcctttttaaaaagcCCAACCctaaaaaataaagcaaaaataaattaagtgatTATAGAGTAAATTAAGTTTTAAAGGTATCCCAATGCTAATTCTTCTCAAGATAAAAGCATTTGCCTCCAAAACTTTTTGCCTTCCATCTTCTCCAACCGCAATTTTAAGGTAAAAAATCTCTCACTTCTTCATCTCCCTCTACAATTTTTGTATTcgaaatctttaattttttaatcttaatatgttttgaatatatttacaattctttcgttttatattaaattcaatgaaatttgaattttagaaGAATCGAAATTAAGGACAACAATATgacataattaattttcaaagaaCCGTACATTTGGTTGAATAGATTTGTAAAGCTTTGCTATTAGATTTAGTTTTCTTcactttgttttttcttttaatttgaaatttcatgcagGTTGTGCATGCATCTGTAATTGTAGGAGCATGATcgtgattatatatatttaatggtTGAGCTAAGAAGATGTAGGTGAACAAAGATCGATCCACCAAGTGCAAGGTACAATATGAAAGTCGTGCCCTGCCTATTACAATAATTGAGGCgttttaaataaataactagAGCTAGAATTATAAGCACATTTAATTTTAGAACTTACTAATACGCACGATCTAAAATACTCCTAAAACTACCACCCATATTTGAGTAATGACCTGATATCACATATAAAATTTCAGAAATTAGTTTTCACTTTTCATACATATGTGTAGCTATATATACCTCTTGTTTAGATAGATATTGCCCCTGaagaaattgaataaaaaggttcattcatttttttttatgacaagggaaacccgcagccgctaccctttgggtgcgcacagggtttaacccccgctcctatgcaatagctcgcaaaccacataggagaggtaacccgcactaggcaagcccggtgcgacgagctcgacccagaagcaaaccccttgctttcattggcaaggggtttcgaacttgagacctccaacatggaagttccaagcccaaaccactgggccaccccgaagggttcATAAAAAGGTTCATTCATAGCATCAATCTCTCTGTCATACTAATCATCATTAGTAGTCTTGAAAGTGAATAGTGTGCTCAATGATTGAAGGACCTATCGACTTGCATTAAAATCTAGTAGTTCTTAGAGTTGGTTGAATAACTTTGCACAACAGAACTTCTAGGAGAAGGgctaacaatttttttcatttcttaaaaAGTTATCTTCAGTGTGGGGAAAAAGAAATCTCTATCGCTTGCTAAGATTTTATACAGTGTTACATCATCCTCTATTCTgctatttttgtataaatatgTAAACAAAATAGCAGTGCAATgggtaatattactatatattagaagaCTCTAGGAATGACTACCATTGTGCCAATAAGATCTCTACAAatgtccaatatatttataaaatatataagtgggccccaccaccttccacttaaatactacatattatatattattaattactatactataaatcactactaatatccaatatatttatcaaactatataagtgggccccaccaccttccacttaaatactacatatcatatattaattactataccataaatgacttaaatactccatattatctattacaataattaacaattatttgacactttaaattctatcaatgccatataaattaggataaaaaacctaacatataatatttaaatatatttaaaaataatataagtaatactatacattacaataattaacagcttaattatttaaaacttatataaaaaatttaattgactctctaaattctattggtaccacataaaatggattatataataaacatatattgtttgaaattgacgaaaaagaaacaataaattacaataattaataaaaaaaatagtcgacgaaattgacgaaaaacaaattataaattacaataattaacaaaataaatctctcgactccaacaaatctatcaattaatgccacataaattgggacatggcaaataacatatattattaaaaaattaggttcaaaatgtactataaaatacaataattaacaacttaatatattaaagagacatataaaaaatggttaatatttgaaattctgcatgtgccacataaattagaacaaatagagtaataaatattattttcaaaattatgtaaaaaaaaagtactacaaatcacaatagctaacaatttaaaatatttttaaaatcatataaaaatttcaataacttctcaaattccataatatgacataaattttaaaaaaaagtgttataaatcataataaatagtacaatatttaaactactttaaaagcattataaattgtaataaataatacaacaatttaaattacttaaaatttaacgacttaaaaatatttttttaaatgtattaaaattttggttaattgtcaaaactttacatgtgccacataaattgggacatggacagtcacacatatttttttaaaaaaattacattaaaagtattctatcaattaacaacatatattgtttgaaattgacgaaaaagaaactataaattacaataattaacaaaataaatctctcgactccaacaaatctatcaattaatgccacataaattgggacatggcaaataacatatattattaaaaaattaggttcaaaatgtactataaaatacaataattaacaacttaatatattaaagagacatataaaaaagggttaatatttgaaattctgcatctgccacataaattagaacaaatagagtaataaatattattttcaaaattatgttaaaaaaaagtactacaaatcacaatagctaacaatttaaaatatttttaaaatcatataaaaatttcaataacttctcaaattccataatatgacataaattaaaataaaaaaataatatatattggacCCTGTGCTGacacggggtcctatatctagtatatatatatatatatatacattattgatGTACTAAAGTACACAATGCATATATGTtgtttatataataaagtaaacaTTATAGAcctttttctttcaaatctcttttgaagaagaagaagaagtcattaatagcttaaaagaagaaagacaaataaaaaaccACAAACTGCACTTCACTTACCATTGACAAGTATTGTtgaatgattattttttataaaattgataattaaattattttgaataaaaatttaTGATCGAAGGATCATTTTGCTTAATTATCTCTTACTTAAATGATATGATTAAAATTGAAAGGCCCGTGAAATTTTTACCATTTcttcttatttaaaaaaaaatttcaatatgtTAGGCCTACGAAATAGCCCAACCCAATAGTCTCAACATatagatttttattattattattatttatacattatagtttaatatttgtaaataatttGTCTTTAAGCCCTTATGAAGTGATATTATTAGCTAGGTCATCAACACAAAGATTGTGATAAAGTGGTAAGTATTTCTTAATCCTTAGTCAGATGTTTCTGGTTCAACCTTTGAAGGATATAGAATTGCTTTTGTTACAAAGTGTCTTACCTCAAATATGGGACTTTGTTGGGTAAATTCAGATTGAGTAGGTCGTTTTTTATTAATAAGAGTATAACACGATGGATTTGTTCCACTTTTAAAAAggaaagatattttttattaaggCATATTAGCACTAATCTATACTAatattagtttaaaaaaaagtaaatatctCTCCACTATGTAAAGCATATATAGTTGTGGCAAAGattaatttgttaatttaagAGGTGAAAAACTTTACCAAAATGAATTCGATTCACAAATACagttgaatataaaatttaaaaaacaaaatcttcttcttttattttctaatttgcAATTATCTTTACATATATAAAAGATTTAATAAATTGtcatagaagaaaaagaaatagaaaaaaagaattttgtATCTGATCTTTGTGGATCGAAATGTATATATGTACAGCCCTTCAAATAATATCCAAAATAgacttgttttttttaataatagatgAACTCAATTCTCATATACTATCGACACTACGATTATAACGTCGAAAAACCATCGAACATTCTGGTAACTCACCGAGATCACCGAACAATGATTGGTCCTCCTCGCCGATCGGCAACATGAATGCCACATCATCATCAACCCAAGTGGACCCCACCATCGTCGGCGAAGTACAATATTCTAACAATGTGGGCCCCACATAGGAGAAACAACCTAATAACTCTCCGGCACCGACCTCGGCCATGATGAAGTCATTTTTGGGTTGGTAGGTGAAGAGGGCCGATTGATCGGTGTTTGTGGCGGCAGAAGTGGTGGTCAGGTGGCGGTGTTTGGTGGCGGCAGCCGGAAGAGGGTGGTTGTGGTCGGAGGAGTAGGTGATAATGAGTACATTGGGGTCATGGTGGCAACGCTCTACTTGTTTTTTTGCTGGACAACCTTTCGAACTACTACATCGATAATAACCCCTGCATGAGATTACAtgcaataataattattatttttaatttatttttacacaaatggtattaaaattatgaaacaaaattatattcataaatgttgtatatgaatttatatattttatgaactaaAGTTGCAAACAAAAACTATAATTGACAttactaaaaaattattattttttcactaaaaaattattattttttcactaaaaaaatgtaccgtgatctacaaatattttaattgaattgatgagaaaagaaaaactagTAAAGTTTTcatttagaaaaaattagaaagttTTCACTATTTCAGTGAGAATCTGTTTACTATCATGTATTTTTCTAGTGAATTGActtaataaaaaatgagtaaaagAATCACATTTTATAACATAAATTATTCACCGACGCAACAGATAAAACCTTTATTCtagtaatttaatttgaataatatGAAATGCGACTTTTAATTTGTAACCCTTTAGGATTAgcattgatttaaaaaaaaaaaaagtaattgacCTATTATAACAAGTTAAATTTCATTAATGGTGAACTTGTCTATAATCTATGtatataaattcataatgaATTAGAATTAATATATATCTATCACGATAGGACAAAATTTAAATCTTCattagtataaaaaaatatttagataatttttctcatatatctaaattattttgatgatcCGAATTATCTAATACTTATACTAGTAAAATGATTGAGTATCtaatatttatactaataaaaaaaataagaacttaataaaatattctAAGTACGTACAAATTAATCGAAAACATCACTATTATTAGTAAAAATCTTAATGAAAATGCAATAGCAAGATATTCAAATAAAGCAAAATCACCAAAAGTGTGCAATCTCAAAACTTGTTTGGAACCTTCTTTTAATTAGTggaataaaattaaagaaagcaCTATgacttgttcttttttttcacaaattaGTAAATAAACCAAATATTAGTGGAACTTGATCCCATATAGACATACTACACATGTGAAAGAGTTGATTAGAAAGTTGTTCTTTATTCCAATGGAgtaaaaattttcattaaaaaaaattaaatacagcaaatatatgaaaaagtttaaacaattcaatatatactatatatacataaataataattttaataagtaattttcctttctttttttcaccGAGGCCCTTTCGTTTGGTGCCCTAGCTAAATTACCTTCTTTGcacttacatatatacattttaaCTAGATAAgatcacaaaagaaaaaatggttTGGAAGGAGTATTGTTGGTATACCCTATAGTATGCCAATTATtctcaattttgatttttgcttcgaatttatatgatattattttttaacgaAGAGGACTACATTCACGATACTTACCTTGGTCACTTTTAGGGTTGGTGTCATAATGTAACAAGTGGGCATACTAGCTATAAAAAGAAACGACATGCATAGTTTAATAATAGAACTATGTCAATAATGGATCCATTTTTTGTGGACATCCGCATTAATGTTGTAGAAttaatctaaattattatttaattattatgaatcATGAGCCCCCACTTAATTATAAGCTAAAACCATTACTGCAAAGAGACAAAGTATTAatt
Proteins encoded in this window:
- the LOC125866250 gene encoding probable WRKY transcription factor 69, whose translation is MEGVKLQKGPYFHKQEESFQRLSIKLKRYREDSIAENSTEGSLSGDDEITEVNMSLPRKLSKKGAKKRVISVPIKDCDISRSNYKGDIYPPSDSCTWRKYGQKPIKGSPYPRGYYRCSSSKGCPAKKQVERCHHDPNVLIITYSSDHNHPLPAAATKHRHLTTTSAATNTDQSALFTYQPKNDFIMAEVGAGELLGCFSYVGPTLLEYCTSPTMVGSTWVDDDVAFMLPIGEEDQSLFGDLGELPECSMVFRRYNRSVDSI